TTGCTCACTGTGGTTTCCCTCTGATTCATTTGTTATTTTATCATCATGAATATGGTTTGGCCTGTGGAGGTATGACCTTGTTTAATTAATTAGTAATTAAATAGATCAACATCACCGACCTATTAAATTGTACACTCAATTATACGAGTCTTTATATTCTATTAGCTAGGCCAAATTCAGCTTGTATTCAAAGCTGTGTGTCTTAATTTCCTGCGTATTTTCATATATAGTTTTCATTGACAAACATACACAGCTTTGAATAATAGTTAAGTTTGGCACAATCAAGTCTAATTTAATAAATACTAGACAAGATATAGTATCCAACTCTAGCTAGCTAGAAGAAGTTGCAAGCTGTTTGCATAGTTGTATAATTAAGTGCAAACTGAGATGCAAGTATATACACTTGGCTCGGATTGCTCTTGGATCTATTAACTTAAAAAGACAGGAAAAGAGCAAATGAATAGATATATGTAGAGAAATATCGACCACAACAACGAAAAAGAAGAGAGATGGACCGGCGTTTGATGATATGATTATGAAAGTTACTTAACCAGCCTGAAACGACTTGACCAAAAAACAAAAAAACAAAAACCAGCCTGAAACGTAGAAAATGGAAAAAGGGCTTGATTTTTTGCTGGACATCAAGAAGGTAGAGGAATCAACAGCCCTTTTGATCGAAGTTGATGAAGTTTAGAGTGCTAGCTACTTTGTGCTAGAGAATAACCCCACATCGATCTTTTGTGGAAAACCATCTATTGGGTATTAAAATACCCAAAAAGTACAAGACAAATAGCTTTTACAAAGAATATTAAGACCAACAATGAGTGACCCTAATTTCACCATGATATATTCTCCTCATTTCTTGAAAGAAACCAGAGATCAACCTGCAGCATGCATGATCAATTAGTGATAATTTCATCAAAATGTAATTGATGCATGATACAAAACATGACTAGCAATCTCGATCGGTAATTAGCGGATGTCATGTTGTTCGGCTATTAATCTGAATCAAGCAATGTTTATGCTGATATCTGACAAGAGGAGTGAGAAGTTTACCCATGGTTTTCCGGCAAACTGAGAGAAGAACAATGAGAATAGCTAGACCTGCTATTACCCCCACGATAATGGCCACTGTCTTTCCCACTTGGTCTTCGTTAGAGGAATCTATACAGCCACAGCAAAAAGCAAATTAAAGTGACAAGAATTAGTACTATAAAATCTGCATATCTAATACACAAAGATTTGAATGGAGGCCAACCAAGACTGCCACCACCGATCATAAACATAAAGACTGCTTCTTACAACTTTTCCGAATTGTTATCCATGCATTCTCCTATTCCTAATAAACAATTACACAAGTTTGCAAGTTATAATTAACAAGCACGCATCACAGTTTACAGATACCATCAATCGGATCGGATATGTATGTTTGCAGAGAAAGCTAGTTTGGTTGTTCATATTAAAGCTTATCTCTTTCCCCCTTACAAATTGTAGCTTTAAGGGGAATCATTAGCGCACTGATTCGAACGAAAGAGATGGCGGTAACAATTTGGCATAATTGAGTGAAGAATCAGTGGACTTGACCCACTTGACTATAAAAAGAATAGATGAACACTTTTGATCATCACTTCATCAGACACTAACCAACTATATATGGCTAGTTAAACAAAAGGAACAAAATAAATTTTACGATGTGATATATAGTATAAATTTGCTCAAACATTGAAGGGTTTCCGAAAGCAAGAAGCTAAAGTAGTACCTAGCCCTGCAACCCTTAATGCTTTGATCTTTTTTTTATTGACCCTGTTCTCATGAGTTTGATTACTCGTTTTCTCTAAAGGAGTCAAAATGTTCTTGTAAGGGAATAGAAGAGCTTTTGCCCGAGGCCCTACAACTATTTACTTTCACAAATTCATACAGCAAAAGTTATCTTTTGATTAGGTCTTCAAAATAACAAGATGATAATATTTCCTCAAATTCATACAAATCTTGGGTTAATGCATATTATTAGAGTATATATGGTTCATAATTGATTGCTTGAATTAATTGTGAAGATTAAAATAAACAAGGGATTGAATTACACGGTACCTGAGATATCATAGTAGCCAGAAGCCCAGTACATAGCATAACACTGAGCCAAGAACACATCTACAGCAGCTGCTGATCCACACAAACTCTTCAGCTTTCCCACAGCATCTGCGACGCAAGAAGAGCAGTCGTTTTGGCTCAAATCCCCCAAACACTGCGCAAAACCCTCGACCAAGCCTGAACTGCTAACCCTAAATCCACTAGTCCCTTGCAAGTCAGCTAGGACGTCATCTCTTCTCCGAAAGAACTCAACATCTTCATTCACACTCTTACTACATTTCTTGTACCTTAAACTTGTATCAAGCTTTCCCAGAAACTCAACATGCTCGAATCTGACATAACAACCTTGTAACTGCAAAGATGCGCCATAAGAGTAAGGACAGATCAGAGTGATTTGGTTCACTGCGCTTTCGATGCATTTCGAACAATCAAAAATCTTTAAGTCGCCTCTGCACTGATACAAGCCATAAATAGGACCTTCTGGTGACGTTGAGGTTCCGTTTCCGATAGAAAAGGCGTTGTAAGAGGCTTGCGAAGATGAACTAACAACTGAGGTTAGGAAAGAGTTGAGATTAGCTTCAAAGGGTGAGTTCGGTTGGTACTTTTCTTGTGAGCAGCCCGCATAGATGAATATGTGAGCTTTGATTGGATAGCCATGGATGGTATTGAGTGAAGAGAAGAGAAAGAAAAGGGAAGAGATTCGCAGGGCTATGATTATTTTGGAAGTAGAAGTGTCTAAGTGAAGGTTGCTCATGATGAGTACCAATATTGCTCACTTTGGTAAATTTCTGTTGTTTTTGTATTGTGGCTTTGGGTGGGTAATGATAGTTGGATGCTATTTGCTAGCTCTTTGTTGAATGCTCATGTTGACCCTTTCTTGTTAAGAAAAGCCGCCCGGCTGTATGAATGTATGATGCCTGTGTGTAAAACTGTAAATATACTGGACTCCGGTCCTCAAACCTTCTACAGAGGTAATCCATATATAGTTATTACTAGCAAGTGAACAAAATCCTAGCCAGGTAAAAATATGCTAACTTTATTGAAGTTGTTGAGAACAATTCACTCGTGTAAATGTGCCTAAAAGTTATTGAAACTGTCTTGTGTTTACATGTCATTTTATTACCTCTAATCCAGTTTTTTTTTTATTTTTTTTATTCTTTTAAGAAACAATGTGAGGAGAGAGGAAAACACCAAAATTAAGGCTTAAAAGTGAAAGAAACAAACCTAGCAGTAAAAGTCATAGAGTTTGGACTTTTCTACTATATATATATATATAACATACATAAGCGGTGAACTGTCCAATCGTCTTGAATTTTAACTTGCTAAATGATCAGACGGTTCACGGCTTGATGTATGCTACACACATATGTATATGTATGGAGGCCTTTTACTCCAGCCAAGGGGCAAGGAGCTGAAGCCACCTATCGACGGCAATAAAATCTCTTGACTAATTACCAGTGGTGCAGTGGCGACCACGGGGAAGGTGCTCAAGTTTAGATAATAGAACAAGAATTCTAAATGCCCAGGAGAATTGCAATAAGCATATTAGTGGATTGCACACGGTGGCTAGCACCAGGTTTGAGCTTGACGGCATCGTCGAAGTCTAGGATGACCGGGAGATGGTGGTGATGAACTGATGATCATGATTCACAACATTGTCTTCAAATAGGTAATTATATGGCAAACAATAGGAAAACCTATTCTTAGTCATCGGAAGTTGCAGCAGGATACATAGAGGATGTCCCACAACCAATGTTTTAAAAAACGGGCCTCGGGCGCGCCTTGAGGCTTAAAAGGCGCGAGGCGCATGAAAAATTCATTGTGTTTTGCTGGTTAGGCATAGAGGCGCAAAAGGCGCATCACAAGTCGCAAAAAGTGTAAAAGGCGGACCCCAAGGCGTGTTAGGCGTGCGCCTAGTGTTATGGAACAAAAACCGGGTCGTTTTAACTCATTTTTGGGTTTTACTGAATAAAGGCTAGGTTTGGCCCAAACATAGCCTCCCTCTCTCTTTTCGCCCTCTCCCTCTCCTGATCTCCCTCTCTCTCTCTCCCGATTTGCCATCTTCATTCTCCCTCTCCCGATTTACCGCCTTCCACAATACAAACACATAAACCAAACCGATCGCGACCACCACCAGGATTCCGACCATTCAACTAGTCGACCACCGCCTCGTAGCTGTCTTCTGCAACTCAATCGCCTTAAACCTCTTCCTCTCCCTAAGCCTCGCATTGCGCCGCACCCTCCAAGCTGAGAGTAATCGGTCACCAACTCACCATTGATTTTGAGGTATGCACATCTGGATTCTTCATTAATTCTCTATTAATTCCTTGAATTTTGTGAATGTTGATTCATTCCGATTCAACTGGACTGTTGTGAATTGTGTTTTCTTAATTGTACTAGAGTACATATGTTGTTTTTCAATATATGGATTTGATATTGCAATGGGCATTAGTTACAGATTGTTATTGGTTTACTGAATAAATATAAATCCCTATTAGCAATTAGCAATGGTGTGTTGCAGGCAGCCAGCCACAATGAGTTCTAGTGATGAGACACAGAAGAAAGATTTTGCTTGGCAATGGACTAAACCAATTCCTGGTCACTTGACATACTTTCTGTGTGCATGATGATGATTTATTTCAATGTTATTATCTTTTGATCTTGCAAGACTAGCTAGTGTACTTTGATGTTTCAACTTAAGCCTTTAATTTGGATGTATTTTATGTTTGGTGATTTGCTTGAATTGCATTGTTTGAGTACTTA
Above is a window of Fragaria vesca subsp. vesca linkage group LG7, FraVesHawaii_1.0, whole genome shotgun sequence DNA encoding:
- the LOC101303568 gene encoding cysteine-rich repeat secretory protein 15-like — encoded protein: MPSSSNLVLATVCNPLICLLQFSWAFRILVLLSKLEHLPRGRHCTTAILVLIMSNLHLDTSTSKIIIALRISSLFFLFSSLNTIHGYPIKAHIFIYAGCSQEKYQPNSPFEANLNSFLTSVVSSSSQASYNAFSIGNGTSTSPEGPIYGLYQCRGDLKIFDCSKCIESAVNQITLICPYSYGASLQLQGCYVRFEHVEFLGKLDTSLRYKKCSKSVNEDVEFFRRRDDVLADLQGTSGFRVSSSGLVEGFAQCLGDLSQNDCSSCVADAVGKLKSLCGSAAAVDVFLAQCYAMYWASGYYDISVDSSNEDQVGKTVAIIVGVIAGLAILIVLLSVCRKTMG